Genomic DNA from Roseburia intestinalis L1-82:
ACTCTTCCGCAAGTGCCAGTGCAGCTTCATACTGCTCCTGTGCCACTTTGTCTGCGTGCTGGTTCTGCAGTTTTAAATCATTGAGGTTTTTTGGTGTTGCCTCCACACCTAATTTTTTCGGGAAAATCGCATTGCGCGCATAGCCGTCGCTGACATTCACGATCTCTCCTTTTTTCCCTAATGCTTTTACATCTTCTAATAAAATAACTTTCATATATAAAACCTTCTTTCCTGATTATTCTGATATATCGCCCTCTTTTAACATCTCATCAATCGTATCCTGAATGATATGTTTTGCCTGCTGCAGTGAGCAGTTGGTAAGCTGGGCTCCGGCAACGTTTAAGTGTCCGCCGCCGCCAAGCCGCTCCATAATAAGCTGTACATTGATCTCATCAATGGAACGGGAACTTACATAAATTTTTCCCTGATATTCCGTGAGAACAAAGGATGCCTTGATCCCCACAATATTTAAAAGCTCATTTGCTGCCTGTGCACAGACGATGGTCGGGCTCTCCACCTCATCTGCCGGACAGATGGAAATTGCAAATGCTCCCCGGTAAACTTCTGCATGACGCACTGCTTCCGCGCGCGCTTTGTAAGCTGCCATATCGTTGCGGAGCATCTTGCGCACTCTCGTCACCTCCGCACCCGCACGTCTTAAATAGGCTGCCGCCTCAAAGGTTCGTACACCGGTTTTTGTCATAAAGTTGTTGGTATCGATCAGGATACCCGCATAAATACAGTCTGCCTCACACGGAGCGAGACGGATATTTTCGGAAAAATACTGCAGCACCTCGGCAATCATCTCACATGCACTTGAAGCATACGGCTCCACATAAGAAAGAACCGGATTCTCGATCACCTCATTTGTCTGTCTGTGATGATCGAATACACAGACGGTCTGCGTGCACTTTAACAGTTCCGGACATTCGGTGTAGCTCGGACGGTTTACATCCACAACGACCACCAGTGTATTTTCATTGGTAAGCATAAGTGCCTCTTCATTTTTGATAAAAAGGTCTGCCGGATATCCCTTTTCCTCGGTAAAACACTCTACCAACGGGCGCAGGGACGAAGTAATCTCATTTAACACGATCTGTGCCTTTTTGCCAAGTACCTTTGCCGCACAGTAAATACCGATCGCTGCACCGAGGGAATCCACATCGCTGATGCTGTGTCCCATAATGATCACATGCTCCCTGCTCTCGATGATCTCACGGAGCGCATGTGCTTTTACCCTCGCCTTAACTCTGGTGTTGCGCTCTACCTGCTGCGTCTTTCCACCATAATAAGTAATATCCTCGCCATCACGCACAACGACCTGGTCACCGCCACGTCCTAATGCAAGGTCAATGGACATACGCGCATACTCATAATTCTGTGTATAACTTTCGCCATTTGCACCGATACCAATACTGAGTGTCACCGCCATCTCATTGCCGACCTTAACTGTTTTTACATCCTCGATCAGGCTGAAGCGGTCTTCGCGGAGTTTTGCAAGATACTGATATTTCAATACAACAAAATACTTATCTTTTTCAATCTTGCGGACTAACGCATCCAGTTCCGTAAAATATTTATTGACTTTCCGGTCGATCAGGGCAACGAGAAGAGATCTTTTGACATCTTCAATACTGTCAAGTGCCTCATCATAGTTATCGATATATACAAGACCAGCAACCATTTTCTGTTCCTGGTTCTCTCTCATGTACTGATTCTTTTCTGTCTCATCAAAGAGATATACCGCCGTCAGATATTCGTTACTCTCATCAAGTGTAACAAGACTGTCCACGCTGTTTAACTCTTCAAAGTAGATTCTTTTTAAGGCAACACGAAAATCCTGTTCTTTCAGCGTGAGGTTTATGGATTTCTCTCCATCACTCTTCTGCAGAAGTTC
This window encodes:
- a CDS encoding DHH family phosphoesterase is translated as MKSNKVKLRGRLRKSLYWPMFMTILLVCMNVVIYTEDILSGIMFSIFTAIYFVVSMIVYVRNKPVLVNELINFATQYGTVQKQLLNEFEIPYALVDYNAKILWVNEQFTELTGKDKKYHKSITTIFPALTKELLQKSDGEKSINLTLKEQDFRVALKRIYFEELNSVDSLVTLDESNEYLTAVYLFDETEKNQYMRENQEQKMVAGLVYIDNYDEALDSIEDVKRSLLVALIDRKVNKYFTELDALVRKIEKDKYFVVLKYQYLAKLREDRFSLIEDVKTVKVGNEMAVTLSIGIGANGESYTQNYEYARMSIDLALGRGGDQVVVRDGEDITYYGGKTQQVERNTRVKARVKAHALREIIESREHVIIMGHSISDVDSLGAAIGIYCAAKVLGKKAQIVLNEITSSLRPLVECFTEEKGYPADLFIKNEEALMLTNENTLVVVVDVNRPSYTECPELLKCTQTVCVFDHHRQTNEVIENPVLSYVEPYASSACEMIAEVLQYFSENIRLAPCEADCIYAGILIDTNNFMTKTGVRTFEAAAYLRRAGAEVTRVRKMLRNDMAAYKARAEAVRHAEVYRGAFAISICPADEVESPTIVCAQAANELLNIVGIKASFVLTEYQGKIYVSSRSIDEINVQLIMERLGGGGHLNVAGAQLTNCSLQQAKHIIQDTIDEMLKEGDISE